Proteins encoded within one genomic window of Oryza brachyantha chromosome 7, ObraRS2, whole genome shotgun sequence:
- the LOC102716890 gene encoding putative PAP-specific phosphatase, mitochondrial, with protein MPLLHLSLPPPPHRRLLVGAPRRRLLRHSRVCVRAAAAEAEAYGILPFPPERAAHHGELAAAAAAVERACHLCIDVKRTLLLGDKRILEKNDQTPVTVADFGVQALLSLELQQSFPSIPLVAEEDSASLRSFNADDNGSNVLVESISSAVAEKVSNADSLLTHDDVLRAIDRGGKNAVSFDSKPATYWVLDPIDGTKGFLGGDDALYVVGLALVVNGEVVAGVMGCPNWANDNIASRKEDGAAARPDCGILMIAHVGCGTWSRHLSIEIGQFTTAQDTWHRCLVDSCSFVHMARFCIPDSQTWDMIPLSVLFNPTMDESNPRDENEILLLSVYCGSLCKYLTVASGRASVFVLRARTKNLKSWDHAVGVICVQEAGGQISDWTGKPLDLAADLTGRRDIYPSGGVLVTNGALHGKLVEMISANHK; from the exons ATGCCGCTCCTCCACCTctcgctcccgccgccgccgcaccgccgcctcctcgtcggcgccccccgccgccggctgctccGCCACTCCCGCGTCTGCGTAAG ggcggccgcggcggaggcggaggcgtaCGGcatcctccccttccccccgGAGCGCGCCGCCCACCATGGGGAGctcgcggcggctgcggcggcagtCGAGCGGGCCTGCCACCTCTGCATAGAC GTGAAGAGAACACTTCTTTTGGGTGATAAGAGGATTCTTGAAAAGAATGATCAAACTCCTGTCACAGTTGCAGATTTTGGAGTACAAGCCCTTCTTAGTTTAG AGCTCCAGCAATCGTTTCCATCAATACCTTTGGTGGCAGAAGAGGATTCAGCTTCTCTAAGGTCATTCAATGCTGATGATAACGGTAGTAATGTTCTTGTTGAGTCAATTTCAAGTGCTGTTGCAGAAAAAGTGAGTAATGCTGATTCACTTTTAACACATGATGATGTGTTGAGAGCTATTGATAGAGGAGGCAAGAATGCTGtatcctttgattcaaaacCTGCTACTTATTGG GTACTTGATCCAATTGATGGAACAAAAGGGTTCTTGGGAGGGGACGATGCTCTGTATGTG GTGGGTTTGGCTCTTGTGGTGAATGGGGAGGTGGTAGCAGGAGTGATGGGATGCCCTAATTGGGCCAATGATAACATAGCTAGCAGAAAAGAAGACGGTGCTGCTGCCCGACCTGATTGTGGGATCCTTATGATTGCTCATGTGGGCTGTGGTACTTGGTCTAGGCATCTGTCTATCGAGATTGGCCAGTTCACTACGGCACAGGATACTTGGCACAGATGCttagtggattcttgttcATTTGTGCATATGGCACGCTTTTGCATTCCTGATAGTCAAACCTGGGACATGATACCACTATCTGTTCTCTTCAACCCAACAATGGACGAATCCAATCCTAGAGATGAGAATGAAATTCTCCTCTTATCTGTTTACTGTGGCAG CTTGTGCAAGTACCTAACTGTAGCTTCCGGGAGAGCCTCAGTTTTTGTCCTTCGAGCACGGACGAAAAATCTCAAG TCTTGGGATCATGCTGTCGGAGTAATTTGTGTGCAGGAAGCTGGAGGTCAG ATCAGTGACTGGACTGGGAAACCGTTAGATCTTGCAGCTGACCTAACTGGTCGCAGAGACATTTACCCTTCAGGCGGTGTTCTTGTCACGAACGGTGCTCTGCACGGCAAGCTTGTTGAAATGATCTCAGCAAATCACAAGTAG
- the LOC102699602 gene encoding transcription factor MYB102-like, protein MGRAPCCENSGLKKGPWTPEEDERLVAYIKEHGQGNWRTLPKNAGLSRCGKSCRLRWTNYLRPDIKRGRFSFEEEEAIIQLHSILGNKWSAIAARLPGRTDNEIKNYWNTHIRKRLLRMGIDPVTHAPRLDILDLTSLLKPAAAYYPTQADLETLRALEPLASYPDLLRLASTLLPAATTGAAAEQTQLLLPWLLQAQMAQQAAATMAQQQVTPPPLATAAEQFLQASTACQMPGLVHASPTQQLAQQPQDHMAAACHGAVQLPSYDNQLDYVPALMQMASDAFNLQQWSSTVSSSNNNNNHNVNSGVSTPSSSPAAAGRMNSSSTTTTTTYGLNLSGDVVITADDDAGLLNRHLSELLDVSDYM, encoded by the exons ATGGGGCGCGCGCCGTGCTGCGAGAACAGCGGGCTGAAGAAGGGGCCGTGGACGCCCGAGGAGGACGAGAGGCTCGTCGCCTACATCAAGGAGCACGGCCAGGGCAACTGGCGCACGCTCCCCAAGAATGCCG GCCTCTCGCGGTGCGGGAAGAGCTGCCGGCTGCGGTGGACGAACTACCTCAGGCCGGACATCAAGCGCGGCCGCTTCTCcttcgaggaggaggaggccatcATCCAGCTCCACAGCATCCTTGGCAACAA GTGGTCAGCGATCGCGGCGCGGCTGCCCGGCCGGACGGACAACGAGATCAAGAACTACTGGAACACGCACATCCGCAAGCGCCTGCTCCGCATGGGCATCGACCCCGTTACCCACGCGCCGCGTCTCGACATCCTCGACCTCACCTCCCTCCTcaagcccgccgccgcgtacTACCCCACGCAGGCTGACCTCGAAACGCTCCGCGCGCTCGAGCCGCTCGCCAGCTACCCGGACCtgctccgcctcgcctccaccCTCCTCCCCGCAGCCAcgaccggcgccgccgccgagcagacGCAGCTTCTGCTTCCGTGGCTGCTTCAGGCGCAGATGGCGCAgcaggccgccgccaccatggcGCAGCAGCAAgtgacgccaccgccgctggcCACTGCGGCCGAACAGTTCTTGCAGGCCAGCACCGCCTGCCAAATGCCAGGCTTGGTTCACGCCAGCCCGACGCAGCAGCTGGCGCAGCAACCGCAGGATCAcatggccgccgcctgccACGGCGCCGTGCAGCTACCGAGCTACGACAACCAGCTCGACTACGTGCCGGCGCTGATGCAGATGGCGTCCGACGCGTTCAACCTGCAGCAGTGGAGCAGCACGGTCTCGAgtagcaacaacaacaacaaccacAACGTCAACTCCGGCGTGtccacgccgtcgtcgagcccagcagcagcagggcggATGAACTCATCCTCTACGACGACAACAACAACGTACGGCTTGAACTTGAGCGGCGACGTCGTCATcacggccgacgacgacgccgggcTTCTCAACAGGCACCTGTCCGAGCTCCTCGACGTGAGCGACTACATGTAA